From a single Streptomyces cinnamoneus genomic region:
- a CDS encoding AMP-binding protein translates to MQATATTAFVHPVEDTLNAFAAFPEREVLVHQDRRITAGEFRALVHRLARALEGEGLGRGDGVTLLSGNLPEIIAARYAANLIGCRVNHLYGKLSAEAQAAIVHDVETRALIVDPRCADRAAEVTAATAVDKVLVLGPAKEGTDLLEAAAGYPDEPLPARGEPDDIWSIRHTGGTTGRPKGICMSFGQMSAFQRMGAEKPLSHERRQLVCTTIAHASGMFADSTLRGGGTVVLLDEFEPGAVLAAIERERITDVFLLPPLLYQLLDHPDAATTDTSSLRGLMYGGCQASPARIADAVRRFGPVLVQFYGQSEAGGISVLPADAHDLKHPERLRSAGTALPGVEVSIRDEAGRPLPTGERGEICVRSRSLMQGYWKQPELTAEVLRDGWLHTGDIGFLDDEGFLTVADRLKDMIIVVGGHVYTSELEDLLNSHPQVLQSAVFGVRDADSMERVHAVVVPRAGADVDERQLRALVRRERGEMYEPARITFAAALPLTETGKPDKKELRRAAEEAAAA, encoded by the coding sequence ATGCAAGCCACCGCCACGACCGCCTTCGTCCACCCCGTGGAAGACACCCTCAACGCCTTCGCCGCCTTCCCGGAGCGCGAGGTGTTAGTCCATCAGGACCGGCGCATCACCGCGGGTGAGTTCCGCGCGCTCGTCCACCGTCTCGCCCGTGCCCTGGAGGGCGAGGGACTCGGCCGGGGCGACGGCGTCACCCTGCTGAGCGGCAACCTGCCGGAGATCATCGCGGCCCGCTACGCCGCCAACCTGATCGGCTGCCGGGTCAACCACCTCTACGGCAAGCTGTCCGCCGAGGCACAGGCCGCCATCGTCCACGACGTCGAGACGCGCGCCCTGATCGTCGACCCGCGCTGCGCCGACCGGGCCGCCGAGGTGACCGCGGCCACCGCCGTGGACAAGGTGCTGGTGCTCGGCCCCGCGAAGGAGGGGACCGATCTGCTGGAGGCGGCCGCCGGGTACCCGGACGAGCCGCTGCCGGCCCGGGGCGAGCCGGACGACATCTGGAGCATCCGCCACACCGGCGGCACCACCGGCCGTCCCAAGGGCATCTGCATGTCCTTCGGCCAGATGAGCGCCTTCCAGCGGATGGGCGCGGAGAAGCCGCTGAGCCACGAACGCCGGCAGCTGGTCTGCACGACCATCGCCCACGCCTCCGGCATGTTCGCCGACAGCACCCTCCGGGGCGGTGGCACCGTGGTGCTCCTCGACGAGTTCGAGCCCGGCGCGGTGCTGGCCGCCATCGAGCGCGAGCGCATCACCGACGTGTTCCTGCTGCCCCCGCTCCTGTACCAGCTGCTGGACCACCCGGACGCGGCGACCACCGACACCTCAAGCCTGCGCGGCCTGATGTACGGCGGCTGCCAGGCCTCCCCGGCACGGATCGCCGACGCGGTGCGGCGCTTCGGTCCCGTGCTGGTGCAGTTCTACGGTCAGAGCGAGGCCGGCGGCATCAGCGTGCTCCCGGCGGACGCGCACGACCTGAAGCACCCCGAGCGGCTACGGTCCGCGGGAACGGCGCTGCCCGGCGTCGAGGTGAGCATCCGCGACGAGGCGGGCCGGCCGCTGCCCACCGGGGAGCGCGGGGAGATATGCGTACGCTCCCGCTCCCTCATGCAGGGCTACTGGAAGCAGCCCGAGCTGACCGCCGAGGTGCTGCGCGACGGCTGGCTGCACACCGGTGACATCGGGTTCCTGGACGACGAGGGCTTCCTGACCGTCGCCGACCGGCTCAAGGACATGATCATCGTGGTCGGCGGCCACGTCTACACGTCCGAGCTGGAGGACCTGCTCAACTCGCACCCGCAGGTCCTGCAGAGCGCCGTCTTCGGCGTGCGGGACGCGGACAGCATGGAGCGGGTCCACGCCGTCGTCGTGCCCCGGGCCGGCGCGGACGTGGACGAGCGGCAGCTGCGCGCACTCGTGCGCAGGGAGCGCGGCGAGATGTACGAGCCGGCCCGCATCACCTTCGCCGCGGCGCTGCCGCTGACCGAGACGGGCAAGCCCGACAAGAAGGAGCTGCGCCGCGCGGCGGAGGAGGCCGCGGCGGCCTGA
- a CDS encoding UdgX family uracil-DNA binding protein (This protein belongs to the uracil DNA glycosylase superfamily, members of which act in excision repair of DNA. However, it belongs more specifically to UdgX branch, whose founding member was found to bind uracil in DNA (where it does not belong), without cleaving it, appears to promote DNA repair by a pathway involving RecA, rather than base excision.): MARAGQADGAEPEPYDAGPFVPAGGDLRALREAAAGCRGCPLHRAAGQTVFGSGDASARVVLLGEQPGDQEDRQGRPFVGPAGGVLMRAVDEAGIDPALTYVTNAVKHFKFEPSPRGKRRIHKAPNLREISACKPWLAAELRLVGPEVVVTLGATAGKALFGSSFRVAEKRGAALPMPPVDGQESPGTALVATIHPSAVLRADDAGRAAAYAGLVSDLKVAARLLT, from the coding sequence ATGGCACGAGCAGGCCAGGCGGACGGGGCGGAGCCAGAGCCGTACGACGCGGGTCCCTTCGTCCCGGCGGGCGGCGACCTGCGCGCGCTGCGGGAGGCGGCCGCGGGCTGCCGGGGCTGCCCGCTCCACCGCGCCGCCGGCCAGACCGTCTTCGGCTCGGGCGACGCGTCGGCGCGCGTGGTGCTCCTCGGTGAACAGCCGGGCGATCAGGAGGACCGGCAGGGGCGGCCGTTCGTCGGGCCGGCGGGGGGTGTGCTGATGCGGGCGGTCGACGAGGCCGGCATCGATCCCGCGCTCACGTACGTCACCAACGCCGTCAAGCACTTCAAGTTCGAGCCGTCCCCGCGCGGCAAGCGCCGGATCCACAAGGCGCCGAACCTGCGCGAGATCAGCGCCTGCAAGCCGTGGCTGGCGGCGGAGCTGCGGCTGGTCGGCCCCGAGGTGGTCGTCACGCTCGGCGCCACGGCCGGCAAGGCGCTGTTCGGCTCGTCGTTCCGGGTGGCGGAGAAGCGGGGCGCCGCGCTGCCGATGCCGCCCGTCGACGGGCAGGAGTCCCCCGGGACCGCGCTCGTGGCGACCATTCACCCCTCGGCCGTGCTGCGCGCCGACGACGCGGGGCGCGCCGCCGCGTACGCGGGCCTGGTGTCCGACCTCAAGGTCGCGGCGCGGCTGCTGACCTGA
- a CDS encoding flavin monoamine oxidase family protein, whose product MSLPGPGSRRTAPEAPGAVTDTLVVGAGMAGLYAARELHRAGRDVVVLEVRDRVGGRVWSDRWEGGTIDLGASWIHGVEGNPVADLAREAGAGTLVNNAGTLDYGVRAGAVHYGADGRRLTPAECRERQRDHEAVSAGLFALARTADPDESLASGLRRALADSGLTPARALRVLHARCRMAEDDWGAGAEELCLSGLVTGQDHEGDEVVFPDGYGQLTRHLATGLDVRLGHRVTRVEHGDGGVTVHIDGQGVLTARRALITLPLGVLKEGSVTFDPALPEPKLRAVERLGMGLYDKLFLRFPRPFWDESEVIGQEGTPHGAFANWYDLRHVVGAPVLLALNGGPVARRLQDLDDTAVVRAALNCLRGLYGERVEEPSAHRVTRWGTDPYARGAYSYPAVGSLPGDHDALAAPVGGRLHFAGEATSADHSSTVHGAVLSGLREARRILGTDGGTGGSADTAR is encoded by the coding sequence ATGTCCCTCCCCGGCCCCGGCAGCCGCCGGACCGCACCCGAGGCCCCCGGCGCCGTCACGGACACGCTGGTCGTCGGCGCGGGCATGGCCGGCCTGTACGCGGCCCGCGAACTGCACCGCGCCGGCCGCGACGTCGTCGTGCTGGAGGTCAGGGACCGCGTCGGCGGACGGGTGTGGAGCGACCGGTGGGAAGGCGGGACCATCGACCTCGGCGCGTCGTGGATCCACGGCGTCGAGGGCAACCCGGTCGCGGACCTGGCCCGCGAGGCCGGCGCCGGCACGCTCGTCAACAACGCCGGCACCCTGGACTACGGCGTCCGCGCCGGAGCCGTCCACTACGGCGCCGACGGCCGCCGCCTGACCCCCGCCGAGTGCCGCGAGCGGCAGCGCGACCACGAGGCCGTCAGCGCCGGGCTGTTCGCGCTGGCCCGCACCGCGGACCCGGACGAGTCCCTGGCGAGCGGCCTGCGACGGGCCCTGGCCGACAGCGGCCTGACTCCCGCCCGGGCGCTGCGCGTCCTCCACGCACGCTGCCGCATGGCCGAGGACGACTGGGGCGCCGGCGCCGAAGAGCTGTGCCTTTCCGGGCTGGTGACCGGCCAGGACCACGAGGGTGACGAGGTCGTCTTCCCCGACGGCTACGGCCAGCTGACCCGTCATCTCGCCACGGGCCTGGACGTGCGCCTCGGCCACCGGGTCACCCGCGTCGAGCACGGCGACGGCGGCGTCACCGTCCACATCGACGGGCAGGGCGTCCTCACCGCCCGCCGCGCCCTGATCACCCTCCCCCTGGGCGTGCTCAAGGAGGGGTCCGTCACCTTCGACCCGGCTCTCCCCGAGCCCAAGCTGCGCGCCGTCGAGCGCCTCGGCATGGGCCTGTACGACAAGCTCTTCCTGCGCTTCCCGCGCCCCTTCTGGGACGAGAGCGAGGTCATCGGCCAGGAGGGCACCCCGCACGGCGCCTTCGCCAACTGGTACGACCTGCGGCACGTCGTCGGCGCGCCCGTGCTCCTCGCCCTCAACGGCGGGCCCGTCGCCCGCCGTCTCCAGGACCTCGACGACACCGCCGTCGTCCGCGCCGCCCTGAACTGCCTGCGCGGCCTCTACGGCGAGCGCGTCGAGGAGCCGTCGGCCCACCGTGTCACGCGCTGGGGCACCGACCCGTACGCCCGCGGCGCCTACTCCTACCCCGCCGTCGGCTCCCTGCCCGGGGACCACGACGCCCTGGCCGCCCCGGTCGGCGGCCGCCTCCACTTCGCGGGCGA